TGGCGCGAATTTTCTCCCACCACGGCGACGAATCCCTCACCTTCAACGCGCCCGGCGAACCCATGCTCGATCCGCTCCTCGCCTGTCTTTTCACGGCGGGGTTCTTCCTGGCGGTGTTCTCCCCGCGCGTGCGCTACCACGCGTTTTTCGTTTTCGTGTTCCTGGTCCTCCTCGCCGGCGGTACGGTCTTCGTCCAGAACCTCGACGTGCGGCGGCTGCAGGGCGTCACGGTCTTCGTCGTCTTTTTCGCCGTCACGTTTCTCGCGGAGCTCGGGCGGGTCGTCGGGGGTCTCGGGCCGCGGGTGCGCCGAGCCATCCTCGCCGCACTCGGCTTTCTCGCCGCCGCGTTCGCGCTCGGCTGGAACTTCGACGTCTACTTCCGGAAGTTCGCGCAAGACCCGAGGGTACGCGAGGCGTTCAAGAACCAGTACACGACGCTCATCCGCTGGGGCCGGAGCCACGGAGCGGGACGGGAGGTCTTCCTGCTCTCGCTCGTCGACCGGTTTTTCGACCCGACGTACTACTACCGCTCGCACTACTCCTGGCTCGTCGACGACGTCCTGCGGGGGCACGACGCGAGAGACGTCCACGACCTCTTCCGGCCGCGGGTCTCGGACCCCGGAGCACGGCCCACGGTGATCGTCCAGCGCCCCTACGAAGAAGAAGCCGTGGCCGAGCTCTTGCGCGCACTCTACCCGGGAACGCGGTGCGAACCCGTCCTCGAACCCGACAACCCTTACGTCGCCTTCACCGTCTGCGAGCTCGCGACGACGACTCCTTCGGGCGCCCTCGTGAGCACGCTCCGCGGCCGCTACTGGACGGGGACCTACCCTGCCGGCGAGCCCTTTCTCGAGCGCACGGAACCGTTCCTCGGATACGCCGTCGTGCCGCACCGCTGCGGGGAAGCGACGTGTTTTGCGGCCTGGGAAGGGGAGTTCGAGGTCGCGGAACGCGAAGTCGTCGGGCTCCGCCTCGAGACGCGGAACGTGCTCAGGCTCGAGGCGACGCTCGACGGTACACCGCTAGGACACGAAGACCGCCGGGTGCTCGACCCGGGACGTCACGTCGTCACCGTCCGCGCGCTCCTGCGAGCGGAGCGCGGCTCTGGCGTGAGGCTCCTGCGCACGGCCGGCGGGGAGAGCCGCGTCTTGCCCTTCTACCGGATCCTTCCGCCCGCGGGTGAGACCGGAGAGGAAAACTCGTAGAGCCCCCAGCCGGTTCCGTGCCGGGTCTCCACGCGTGCGACCCCGAAGTCGATCCGCAGGTATCCGGGATCCACGGAACGGAGGATCGAAACCCGGGCGCGCGGTACCGCCCGGAGTCGCTCGTCTTCCCAGGCGATCGAAATCGCCTCGGGATCGCCCGCTACCTGCTCTACGGACGGGTTCGCCCCCGTCTCGAACCGTAGCAGCGGGCGGGGGTGGAGAATTCCACCGCCCCCGGGCCCGACGAGCGCTCGCGGAGCTTCTCCTTCTCTCGACCTCGCGAGAAGACGCAGATCCCCCACCCAAGCCGCCAGCACCGACTGCCGCAAGGCCGAGGCTCTCCTGCGCCCCGCGAGCCCCTCGGTCGAAAGAGCCACCACCCTCGAACCGCGTACCACCTCTCCTTCGAGCCGTCCGAATCGGAGCCGGCCGCGCGCCAGGAGCGCCCGAAAACGAACTCGCAGAGAAAGTTCCTCGAGGACCGACGAGGCGAGCGCAGCCTCGAGATCCGCGTACCTGCGTCCGTCCTCGAGACACAGGACGGGGCCGGAGAACACCAGCCGAAAGTCGTCCCCCGTGCCGGAAAACTCGATCGGGAAAGCGGCCGTGGAGAAGAAGCCCGCCCTTTCCCCCGTGAAAAGAGCCACCTCGCTTCCTCCGAAAAGGCAGAGAAGCCGTGCCCCGTACCGGCCGTCCGGACCGTTTCCCGCCCCGGCCCAGAGCGCCAGGTCCGCCGCGGGGTCGTACGCCTCGAGGGAAAAGACACGGTCGTCCTCGCTCGCGCCGTGGGGCTCCTCGGGGCGATGGCCGGATTCGAGCTTCGCGAAACCGTGCCCGGCCTCTGCCTCCGCGGGGCCATCCGCCGCGCCGACGCCCGTGAGAGAGCCCCGGCCTTCGACCGCGAAGAGACGACTCCGGGGTGCGAGATCCGCGAGACGACCCCGAACTTCGACACCCTCGTCCGTCGCACCGGCTTCCTTCCGAAAACTTCGGCGAACTGCCCCGAGGAAACGCTCCCGCCACGGCCCGGGCCAACGGAGCGGTGCGGAAAGCTCGAGCTGGAGTGCATCCACCCTGCCTTCGGTGCCGAGTTCGGCGAGCCGACGGGCACTCGGATGACGGAGACCCAACCCTCTCCGCCCGAAGAGCTGGACCAGGTTTTCGGCACTGGCCGCCGGGTAGCGCGCACCGACGGTCACGGCCACGCCCTCCTTGCCACAGGTCTCGCGGAGCCGCGCGATCCACGCGAGCGCGTCCTCCCCGACCGTGACGGACGCTCCCCGAGAGGCCCGGAGACCCGTCGGCGTCTCCCTCGCACCGACGCCCACGTCGCACTGCAGATGGCCCACGTGCCACCCGTGGACGAAAAAAACCCGTACCGTCGGGTGTCGCTCGAGAATCCACTCGACCTCCTCCCGGAGGAGATCGAGGAAAACCGGCGCGGACCGCACCGCTTCGGAGGACCGGTTGAGGTCGACACGGTTCCGGTCGAGCCCCACGTTCGCAAGCAGGCTTCCGCCCGAGTCGAGGGCGAGCCGTTCGGCCACCTCGGCGGTATAGAGATCGTTCACGCGAAGCCGTGGGGGCGGCGCCGCAGGATCCATGGGAGGACGTCGGCCGCCGTGTGGCGCCACGAAAAGAAGAGGCGCGCGCCCGCGAATGCGACGACACCAATCGGGTAGGTCCACTGGCAACGTGCGGTCGACGATAGCACGAAGGGGACCTTTCCGCGCGAGGGACCGGCCCGAGGACTCCGACCGGGGTTCCCGCGAAGCGGTGCCTCGCCGCGGCCCACGCTTCGCGTGGGTCGGGCCGGTCCGGGAAGCTCGCGACGGGCCAGGCTTCGGGTGGCTTCTCCTAGCGCGGTGGCCGACTCCCGCCGAGCGAAGCAATCTCCTGCGCGAGAGCCTCCTCGCCGAGCCGTCGCGCGTGCTCGAGGACGCGCGCTTTCCAGAAGACGCCGAACGCCCAGGAATCGAAGCGTGGGCTCCCGAGGACGTTCCGGGCGAGAGCCAGAACCCGTTCGCGGCCCTGCTCCTTCCGGCCGGCAGCGAGATCGATCAGTGCCTCGAGCGTCCCCACGTAGTGGTCGGCGAAAGCCGGTGCTCCGTACTCCAGAGAACTGCCCCGCATCGAGGCGAGAAACTCCTCTCGAGCCCCGCGCGAGCGGTCTCGCGCCTTTCGTGCTTCTTCGGTCCTGCCGAGAGCGAGCAGGGCTTCGCCCTCGAGGGCGGCTCCGAGCATCCGCGCAGCCGGAGAATCGCGACCGGAAAGGTTTTTTGCGGCCTCGAGAGCTTCGGCGGCACGGCCCCGCGAAAGGAGGTATTCGGGCCAGTTGGCCGCATAGACGCCGGCGAACCGGCCCTGCATTCGCAGCTCGAACGCCTCGCGCAACGCCGCTTCGGCTTCCTTTTCGCGGCCGAGCCGAAAGCGCAGGGCACCGAGAAGATGCAGGTTGTGGCCGAAGTGCCAGTCTTCGGAAGGAGGCACGCCTTCCCGCGCGGCCCAGGCCCGGTGGAGGCGGTCCGCCTTCTCGAACTGAAGCAACGCTTCCTCCCAGCGTCCCAGGCCCGGCAGGACGTGCCCGTACATGTGCTGGGCGTGCGGCACTTCCGGTGCGGCCCGCGCGTAACGCCGCCCGTACTCGGCGGCAAGCTCCGGCCGCCCGATGTTCTCGTAAGAGTGCGTGAGGTAGTGAAGAGCGCCCAGGTGAGCTGGGTCGCGGCGCAGGGCAGTTTCGTAGAACGCAATGGCCGCCACGCCGCCGAACTGGCCGCGTCCCCAGGGACTCGGCTCTTCGGCGTTCCCGCGCAGCACCCAGGCGTGCGGATCTTCGGGGTCGAAGGCCACGAGCGCTTCCACTTCCCGCTTGTAGGCGAGATGAAGCTCCGCTCGTTCCTCCGGAGCCGCCCGCTGCGCTTCCCAGGCGGCCTCGAGCGCCCGCACCCAGAGCCGCGAGCGTTCGTCCCGGGCCAGGCGCTTTGCCCGATCGAGGTGCTCCGCGGCTTCCTCGGGTGCATCGAGGGCGGCGTACGCGCGAAAAAGGCCCAGGTGCGCGAGCCCGAGCTCGGGGTCGTGCCGTAGAGCCTCGTGGAAAGAGCGAGCCGCGTCGATCCAGGCGTAGGAAGCGAGAAGTGCCTGGCCCTGCAGGAAGTAAGCCCGAGCAGCTCCCGAGGAGCTCGGAACCTCTTCGCGCCAGGTACCGATCCCGGAAAGAAGAGGGACGGGTTTTCGAGCGAGCTCGAGCGAGGCGGGAGAAACGAAGGTGCAGAAGGCGTGCTCCTGCGCGCGCACGGGCGGCGAGAGGAAAGCTACCCGACCGGCAAGGCAAACGAGAAAAATCCCGAGCCTCCGGGCCGACACGAATCGGAGGACTTCCTTCGCGAAAAGCGAACCCCTCACGGCTCCCCCAGAAGCCCGAGAAGCCGCCGCCGTCTTTCCCCGGTGGGCTCCGCCACGTAGGCCAGAAGCTCCCCGCGGGGAAGGCCGTTGCGGTGGAAAAACAGGACGGCCATGGCGGCAAGTTGCCGGTCGCCGGGATTCGAAGCAATGCCGTCGAGAAAAGCCCGCAGCGCGTCTCGGGGCCGTCCCGTCTCCTCGAACGCCAGCGCCAAGTGCACCCAGGCGATGCCGTCGGTCGGGTCGAGCCGCACCGCTTCCTCGAGGTGCCCGATGGCACGATCGGGGTGCCCGGTTTTTCTCTCGAGGATGCCCGTGTTGGCCACGATCTCGGGAATCCTGTAGTCCCAGACGCCGAAGAAGTTCCCCCACGAGAGAACGGCACCGGCAGAAAAACCCGCGAGTGTCCCGAGAAGGGAGCCGCGGGGGAGAGTGCGCAATCGTGGAAGTGCCGAGAGAAAGCCGCCGGCGAGCACGAGAAGGGGCAGGGCCAGCGGCAGGCGAAACCGGGCGTTCGTGAAAAAAACGAGGCAGGTCCCGAGGCCCAGAAAGGCGGGCGCCGAAAGAGCCCAGGCGAAACGGCCGAAGGGCAGGACGAAAAGCGCGGCCGCGGCCAGCGGCACGAGATAACCCATGTGGAAGGGGAAGAGGTAGCCGGCGAACAGCGGGCTTTTCTCCCGCCTCCACTCGATGTCGGCGTTGTTGGGAAGCTCCCTGGCCGTCCACGTCCAGAGAAACTTCTTGCCGGCAAGCAGCAGAGCCCTTCCCGGCGCTTCTTTCCAGAAGGACAGCGCGAGGCGGCGGAAACGGCGGTCGGCGTCCGCGGCCGTACGGGACTCCTCACGGATCGCTTCGGCAACTTCTCCTTTCCGTCCCGACACGAAGGGGCTCACGCCGTCGGAGTAGGGGTTGTTCCCGAGCCAGAGGTTCACGCCGCCGCTCGTCGTGAGCCAGACCACTTCGCCGCCGCGGAAGGCGTTCCAGGCCGGAAAGAAAAGGAGAGCCGCAAGACACGGCAGCCCCACCGCCTTCACCGCGCTCGCACCCCCGCGCCGCAACGCATCGAGAAAGACCGGCGGATAGGCCAGGACCGCGTTCGAGCGGACGAAAAGAGCCGCCGCCCAGGCCGCACCCGAGACCAACCAGAGGCCGGGCTTCGACCCTTCGTCCCGTCCCGGGGCCAGAACCGAGGCAGCGAAACCGCCCGCGACCGTCGCGAGAAAGAGCGTGGCGGGCAGGAGCTCCGCGCAATAGTAGACGAAGGGCCCGTAGAGCGCCGCGAGGACTCCCGTCGCCACCGCCGCCCCCGGGCCGAAAAGCCGCCGCGCGGCGGCGGCGAGAAACACGACGACCAGGGCCCCGAGAAAGCACTGCACCCAGGCGACGGCACGGGGCTCGGGGCCGAAAAGGGCGTAGACGGAGGCGACGAAGTAGGGATACCCCGGCGCCTGTTCGTAAGGCGGGAGCGGCCCGCGGCCCGAGAGGATCGCTTTCGCCCAGAGGTCGTAGCGCGCCGCGTTGGTCTGGAGGTGCGAGAAAAAAGGCGTCTCCGGAAGCGACGCGACATAGAAGAGCCGCACGGCGAGCGCAAAAACGAAAAGCAGCGCGAGCGTCCCTCTCGAACCCATTCCTTTCCCTTGAACGGCGAAGACAATCCACGTAAGGGCACGAAAAAGCAAAGGGGGAGTCTCGTCATGCGGACCGTGCTCGTGGTGCTGCTCTTGCTTTTCTCGTGGGCCAACATGGCGCCTGCGGGCGAGCTCGCGCTCGAAACCGAGGAGCAAAAGACGATTTACGCCCTGGGACTCGCCGTGGCGCAGAGCCTCGCCCGCTACGACCTTTCTCCGGAAGAGCTCGAAATCGTCGAGAAGGCGATCGAAGACTCGCTTCTCCGGGGCAAAACCGAACTCGACCTGCGCAGCTACAGGCTCGACATCCAGAAGCTCGCCCACTCGCGCCAGGCGCGGGTGGCCGAGAGAGAAAAGGCGGCCGGAGCCGAGTTTCTCGCAAAAGCCGCCGCCGAAAAGGGCGCGAAGAAACTGCCCTCGGGCCTCGTCTACCGGGAAATCCGGCCGGGGACGGGAAAAAGCCCGGGCCCCACGGACAAGGTGAAGGTCCACTACCACGGGACCTTGCGCGACGGCACCGTGTTCGACAGCTCGGTCGAGCGCGGCGAGCCGGCCGTGTTCGCGTTGAACCGCGTCATCCCGTGCTGGACCGAGGGGCTCCAGCTCATGAAGGTCGGAGGAAAAAGTCGGCTCGTCTGCCCTCCCGAGATCGCCTACGGCGACCGCGGCTCGCCGCCCAGGATCCCGCCCGGCGCCACGCTTTCCTTCGAGGTGGAACTCCTCGACATCGTGGAGTGAGTCCGTGGCACGGATCGACTCGCTCCTGCGCGAACGCGAGGTCTTCCCTCCGCCGCCGCACATCGTCGAGCGCTCCCTGGTGCCGGACTACGAAACGCACTACGCTCGAAGCCTCGAGGACGTCGAAGGGTACTGGGAGGAGGTAGCCCGCGGGTTCGAATGGTTCCGCCCCTGGGAGCGCGTCCTCGAGGTCGATTACCCGAACGCGCGCTGGTTCACGGGGGCACGCTGCAACATCGTCTGGAACTGCCTCGACCGCCACCTCCGCACGGAGCGACGGAACAAGATCGCTCTTCTCTGGCTCGGAGAAAACGGGGAAGAGCGCGTCTTTTCCTTCGCGCGCGTCCACCGGGAGGTCTCGCGTCTCGCGAGCGCGCTCCGGAATCTCGGGGTGCGGAAAGGAGACCGCGTCGTCCTCTACATGCCGCTCGTCCCCGAAGGCATCTTCGCCATGCTCGCCTGCGCGCGCATCGGGGCCGTGCACAGCGTGGTCTACGCGGGTCTCGGCGCCGCGGCTCTCCGCGACCGCATCCGGGACGCCGGCGCCCGGACGGTCGTCTTCACCGACGTCGGCTACCGCCGCGGCAGGCAGGTACCGCTCGCCTCGATCGCTCGCGAGGCCCTCGAGGAGTGCCCGGACGTGGAGCACGCGGTCGTCCACCGGCGGGACGAAAAAACGGAGCTTCGCGCCGGGCGGGAGAGGGATCTCGGAGAGCTTCTCGCGAGCGCCTCCGCCGAGTGCCCGGTCGAAGAAATGGACAGCGAAGACTGGCTTTTCCTCCTCTACACGTCGGGCTCCACGGGAAGACCCAAAGGGTGCGCCTACGTCCACGGAGGCTACATGGTGGGCGCGACGCATCTCTGGCGACTCCTCCTCGACGTCCACGACGAGGACCTCTACTGGTGCATGTCGGACATCGGTTGGATCGTCGGCCACTCCACGATGGTCTACGGTCCCTGGTGCAACGGGACGACGATCCTCGTGCGCGAGGGCACGCCGGACTTCCCGCATCCGGGGATCGTCTGGGAGATCGTGGAGCGGTACGGCGTGAGCAAGATGTTCCTCGCCCCCACGGCGCTCCGGATGTTCTTGCGGGCGGGCGAAGAGTGGCCGCGAAAATACGACCTCCGAAGCCTCGAGGTCGTGGCCTGCGCGGGCGAGCCCCTGAACCCGGAAGCCTTTCGGTGGGCGCACCGACACATCCTCCGGGGGCGGGGCGTTCTCGTGGACAACTGGTGGCAGACCGAGACCGCAGCGCCCGTGCTCGGAACCCTGCCCTCCTACCCCGCCAAGCCCGGCCGCGTGGGCAAACCCTTTCCGGGCTACCGCGTCGAGGTTCTCGACGCTCAGGGAAAGCCCGTGGGTCCCCACGAGGGAGGTCTTCTCTGCATCCGCGGCTTCGCCCCGCAAATGTTCCGGACGGTCTGGGGAGACCACGGCCGGTACGAGGAGTCCTTCCGGCGCTTTCCCGGCGTGTACGTGGCGAGCGACGTCGCGACCGTGGACGAGGACGGCTACGTGGCCGTCCTCGGTCGAGCGGACGACGTGCTCAACGTGGCCGGACACAGGATCGGCACCGCCGAGGTGGAATCCGCGCTGGTGAGCCACCCCGCCGTGGGCGAAGCGGCCGTGGTGGGAAAACCCGACCCGGTGAAAGGAGAAGCCATCAAGGCCTTCGTCCTGCTGCGCGCGGGAACCCCGCCGCAGCCCGTCTCTGGAGGCGGAGCTGCGCGAGCACGTCCGCAAGCTCCTCGGCCCCATCGCCTCTCCGGCCGAGATCGAGTTCGTCCCGAGCCTCCCCAAGACGCGCTCCGGAAAGATCCTCCGGCGCGTCTTGCGCGCCCGCGAGCTCGGCACGGACCCGGGCGACCTCACCACGATCGAGGAAGGCTGACCCATCTCGAGCGCGGAGCCCCGGGGAGACTCCCGGGTACGAGAGAGGCGCCACACCGACGTGCCGCGTCGCCCAGGACGCAGGCGCGCGGGACGCGCGCGGTCAACGGGAGAGATAGCTGCGGCTGAAAATGTTGTCCGGCAGGTCCACGTCGTAGGTGACGTCGGTCGTGACCAGCGTGGACTTCGTTCCGGACTTCAGGTTTTCCATCGTCTGCTCGACCGGCGTCCAGAAGCCCTCGATTTTCTCGAGCTTGGTGACGCGCCAGACCTTCAGCGGCTTCCCCTCCAGGTCGAAAAACTCCGTCCGCAGGACGACGAGGTCCGCGGGATCGATCGCCATCACGACCTTGCCGTAGAGCTGTCCTTCGAGGCTTTTCGGCAGGGCCTCGACGAGACGGAGCTTGCGGCCGTCCAGGGTTTCCTCACCCACGTAGCGGTAGTCGTACTCCGCCAGGTCGGGGGCCACCAGGTCGGACACGTAGAAGTCCGAGCCGAGGAAGGGCTGCTTGCGCGTTTCGTCGGCGATGCGAATGGCCCGCCGGAGGGCGGGAACGTAGATGAACTGCTCGTCGCGGCCTTCGGTCCTCTCGAAAAAGAGAAAGCGGGTGTCCTTCACGTCGTGCGGTGCGGTTACCTCCATGTAGTTCGCGAAGACCTCGCCCTGCTTTTTGTGCCGGAGTTCGAGCTGACGCTCCCAGCCACGGGTAGAGGAAAGCGTCATGCGCGCCTCGAACGGCCGGTCCGGCGTGTTCTCGACGACGCGGCGGACGAGCTCGCGGGGCCCGACCTCGCCGGTGCCGTCACCCGCCACGGGGCCGGCAGCCAGCGAGAAGGGGGCCAGAAAGAACAGAAGGCCCACAACGCATACGGCGGAAAGCCCCGGACGCGACGGAGCGCGTCCCTCCGGGGGAACGTGGCCCTCGACGATACGAACCGCCATCTCGGACGCGAGCGGCCGCGTCGATCCCCTCCCCCCCGGACGCGACGGAGCGCGTCCCTCCGGGTCGTTCGCGCCACTCCGTGCCCGGGATCCGGAGGGCCACGCTCTGTCGTGGCCGTGTCCCTTCGAGGCACCGCCCGTCATAGCACATGCGACCGCCGTTCGGTTTGCGACCTCTTCTCGTCTTTCCATCGATCCCCCTTTTTCGTTCCCCTTCTTGTCGTGCTTCGTCACTCCTGCTTGCCGACGAGCCGCTCCGTTCTCTTTCACGACGCCGCTCGCGCAGGCCGCGCAGCGGCGAGCTGATCCGTCGTCGTCTCGAGCCGGTCGCTCAGGATGCGCGTGAGGTTCAAGAAAACGCGGGCGGCAATGCGCGGGTAGCGGCGCGGGAGGCGGCGCAAAAAGGCCCGGTCCAGGATCAGGTATTCGGCCTCCTCGACGACGATCACATCGGCCGTCCGCGGCTGGTGCCGTACGAGCCCCATCTCGCCCACGACGTCGCCCCGGCCGAGCGAGCGCAGGACGGGACCTTCCGCGTCCCTGCGAACCTCGGCCCGCCCGCCCAGTAGCACGTAGAGCTCGTCCCGCAGCTCCCCGCGCCGCGTGATCGCCGTGCCCGCCGGAGCGTTCGCAAGCCGCGCCATGAGTACGACGATCTTGGCCTGGAAAGGCCGGAGGCCGTGGAAAAGCGGGATTTGCTTGTGCGGCTCGGGCCCGAGCTTCAAAAAGAGCACTTCCCAGAGCGTCACGATCTTCGTCGTCATCAGGACGGCCGGCGTGAGCACGAGGTCCGAGAGGAGTGCGATGCCCATCGTCGTGGCCGAAAGGAGCCCGAAGTCCTGGACGGGCCGGAAGTTCGAAAGGCAGACGACGAGAAAGCCTGCCGCGAGCGCGACGCTCGTGAAGACGATCGGGCTTCCCACCGTGCGTGCCGCTTCCGCGACGGCCTTCGCCTGATCGGCGGTTTTGCGGAGGCCGGCGTTGAAGGCCGTGAGGTAGTGGATCGTGTCGTCCACGGCGATCCCGATGGCGAGGGCGGCAATGAGCGCGGTGGAGATGTTGAGGTCGAACCCCCACCAGCCCATGAGCCCGAAGAGAAGCAGGATCGGCACGACGTTCGGTACGAGCGAGAGAAGGCCGACGCGAAGGGAAAGGAAGAGCACCGACATCAGGACGAAAAGGACGAAGACCACCTGCCAGAGGCCGGTGACCTGTCCCCGAACGAGTGCGTCCGCCGAGCGGGCGAGCAGCACGATCGTGCCGGTCGGCCGCACCGTCACCCCGCGGGGGAAATGCTCGCGCGCGAAGGCGGTGATGTTGTCGACCAGCGCGTCGATGTCCCCGGAGCTCGAAAGCCGCGTCCGGACCACCACGTTGGCGCGCGAGAGGTCCCGGTTGGCCACGCCCTCGATTTCGGCAGGATCCACGAGAAGGAGGAGCTGCTCGATTTCCTCCTGCGAGGCCGGCAGCGGCGGGGCTTCGGGATCGAGAGCCCTACGGACGAGGTAGAGGTAGTCGACGAGGGAAAGCGTGGTGTCGACACCGGGGAGCGTTTCCACGTAGCGCTGGAGTTCGTGTATCGCGCGCAGGACCCGGAGCCGCGTGACGGCTCGCGGTTCGTCCCCCGTCACGACGACGGAAAGGGGCTGCGTCCCGGCGAGCTTTTCCGAGATCTCGCGGTTCTCCACCCGCACGTGGTCCCGCGGGGAGAAAAAGCCCAGGTAGTCGGTCTCGACGCCCAGGTTCCGGACACCCCAGACCGCGAGCCCGCAAGCCACGGCTCCGCCGAACAGCACCAGGTTCCGCCTGCGGACGGCGAAGTCTCCGACCGAAGCGACAAGGGACGAAACTCGTTCGCGCCGATGTTCCCGAATGCGCTGCTGGACGCGGGAGGACGGCAAGGAACGCCGGCACGACCGTGAACGACGCGAAGAGAACGGCCGAGATCCCGAAGACCGAAAAAGCGCCGAATTCGCGGATGGCCGGGATCGGGGTCAAGAGAAAGCTCGCGAACCCCACGACGGTGGTCAGCGCCGCGACGAAAACGGGAAGCCGGACTTCCTCGAGCATGGCCGAGGCCGCCTCGCTCCCGGAGCCCGCGCCTTCGGCCGCACGGTAGTACTGCGCCATCATGTGGATCGCGTAGGCGACGCCGATCGCCATGAGCAGCGGAGGCAAGACCAGTGTCCCCATCGTGATCCTGGCTCCGAGGGCCGACATGAACCCCGTCGTCCAGACGACTCCGACCAGAACCGCAGCGAGCGGGACGAACACCCCCCGAAGCGTCCGGAATTCGAGCAGCAGCACGACCATCGCGAGCAGCACGGCGAGGGGAAGGAATCTCGCCGTGTCTTCCATCATGTAGCGGGCCGCGTGCACCTTGATCGTCGGGATTCCCGTGAGCGCGAAGCGCTCGGGACCTTCGTAGTTGCGGAGCACGGCCCGAACCCGGCCGTCGAGACCGCTCGCGATGAGCTCGTCGTCGCTCATCCGCTCGAAGCTCAGCGTGATCGCCGCGGCGCGGGCGTCCGGGGACACCACGTTCCGGACGTAGATCGGCGTGGAGAGCACCCTCTCGCGAAAGGCTCGCGCCTCGGCATCGGTGCGGGGCAGAGAGCGAAGGAGCCGGCCCGTTCGCAACCCCTCGTCGGTGAGCTCCACGCCCTCCACGGTCGTGAGCCCCACGGCCTCGCGGATCCCCTCCAGGCTCGCGAGCTCGCGGGTCACGGCGTCGATTTTCTCGAGCGTGGAAGGACGGAAGACGTCCTCCGCGAAAACGCCGACGACCCCGATCTCCTCGCTCCCGAACTCCTCGCGGACCTGTTCGTAGAAAAGGCGTTCGGGATCGCCCGACGGAAGGAGCTTTTCGATCGAGCTGTCGACCTCGAGCGACGCGGCAAAAAAACCGAAACCCGCCGTGAGGAGTGCCGCTAGCGCGAGCGTCGCGTAGGGGCGGCGAACGGGAAGGCCCAGAAGGCCTTTCATCGAAACCGAGCCCGCGCCGTGAAGGGGACGGGCGGCTTCCCGCGCCCGGGATTCATGCCCTTACGTATCCCGTCCGGGGAAGCCGAGCAAGGAAACGTGGGAAGCCCCGAAAATGCGTCCTGGCGCTTTCAGTGGATTGCCTCGAAAAGCCCCGCGGCCCCCATCCCGCCCCCGATACACATCGTCACGATCCCGTAGCGACCCTTGCGCCGCCGGAGTTCGGGCAAGATGTGGCCCACGAGGCGCGAGCCCGTCATGCCGTAGGGGTGGCCGATCGAGATCGCGCCGCCGTTGGGGTTGAGCTTCTCCGGGTCGAGTCCGAGCCGGTCCCGGCAGTAGACGACCTGGGAAGCGAAGGCCTCGTTGAGCTCGATCACGTCGATGTCGTCGAGCGAAAGGCCGTGGCGCCGGAGCAGCTTCGGGACGGCGAAGACGGGACCGATCCCCATCTCGTCGGGCTCGCACCCGGCGATCGCGAACCCGCGGAAAATCCCGAGAGGCCGGATTCCGAGCTTTTGCGCCTTCTCGGCCGACATGACGAGCGTCACCGACGCCCCGTCGGAGAACTGCGAGGCGTTGCCCGCTGTCACCGTGCCGTTTTCTTTGAAAGCGGGCTTGAGCTTCGCGAGCCCCTCGAGGGTGGTGTCCGGCCGGTTGCACTCGTCCATCCGGAAGAAATACTCCTCCTTTCTGGTCTCGCCCGTGGCCTTGTCGGTCACGGCGCGCACCACCTGGATGGGGGCCAGCTCCTCGTCGAACTTGCCGGCCTTCTGCGCCGCCGCCGTGCGTTGCTGGGAAAGCAAAGCGTAGCGGTCCTGCTCCTCGCGGCTGATCTTGTATCGCTCGGCCACGACCTCGGCCGTGAGCCCCATCGGCATGTAGATTTCTTTTTTGTGCTCGAGGAGCCACGGGTTGAAGAGATCCTTCTTGTTGAAGTCGTTGTGCGTCATCGTGATGGACTCGACACCTCCGGCCAGGATCGCGTCGACACCGTCGGCCATCACGTAGTGGGCAGCGAGGGCAAT
This Candidatus Binatia bacterium DNA region includes the following protein-coding sequences:
- a CDS encoding O-linked GlcNAc transferase, translated to MGSRGTLALLFVFALAVRLFYVASLPETPFFSHLQTNAARYDLWAKAILSGRGPLPPYEQAPGYPYFVASVYALFGPEPRAVAWVQCFLGALVVVFLAAAARRLFGPGAAVATGVLAALYGPFVYYCAELLPATLFLATVAGGFAASVLAPGRDEGSKPGLWLVSGAAWAAALFVRSNAVLAYPPVFLDALRRGGASAVKAVGLPCLAALLFFPAWNAFRGGEVVWLTTSGGVNLWLGNNPYSDGVSPFVSGRKGEVAEAIREESRTAADADRRFRRLALSFWKEAPGRALLLAGKKFLWTWTARELPNNADIEWRREKSPLFAGYLFPFHMGYLVPLAAAALFVLPFGRFAWALSAPAFLGLGTCLVFFTNARFRLPLALPLLVLAGGFLSALPRLRTLPRGSLLGTLAGFSAGAVLSWGNFFGVWDYRIPEIVANTGILERKTGHPDRAIGHLEEAVRLDPTDGIAWVHLALAFEETGRPRDALRAFLDGIASNPGDRQLAAMAVLFFHRNGLPRGELLAYVAEPTGERRRRLLGLLGEP
- a CDS encoding peptidyl-prolyl cis-trans isomerase; this translates as MRTVLVVLLLLFSWANMAPAGELALETEEQKTIYALGLAVAQSLARYDLSPEELEIVEKAIEDSLLRGKTELDLRSYRLDIQKLAHSRQARVAEREKAAGAEFLAKAAAEKGAKKLPSGLVYREIRPGTGKSPGPTDKVKVHYHGTLRDGTVFDSSVERGEPAVFALNRVIPCWTEGLQLMKVGGKSRLVCPPEIAYGDRGSPPRIPPGATLSFEVELLDIVE
- a CDS encoding acetate--CoA ligase codes for the protein MARIDSLLREREVFPPPPHIVERSLVPDYETHYARSLEDVEGYWEEVARGFEWFRPWERVLEVDYPNARWFTGARCNIVWNCLDRHLRTERRNKIALLWLGENGEERVFSFARVHREVSRLASALRNLGVRKGDRVVLYMPLVPEGIFAMLACARIGAVHSVVYAGLGAAALRDRIRDAGARTVVFTDVGYRRGRQVPLASIAREALEECPDVEHAVVHRRDEKTELRAGRERDLGELLASASAECPVEEMDSEDWLFLLYTSGSTGRPKGCAYVHGGYMVGATHLWRLLLDVHDEDLYWCMSDIGWIVGHSTMVYGPWCNGTTILVREGTPDFPHPGIVWEIVERYGVSKMFLAPTALRMFLRAGEEWPRKYDLRSLEVVACAGEPLNPEAFRWAHRHILRGRGVLVDNWWQTETAAPVLGTLPSYPAKPGRVGKPFPGYRVEVLDAQGKPVGPHEGGLLCIRGFAPQMFRTVWGDHGRYEESFRRFPGVYVASDVATVDEDGYVAVLGRADDVLNVAGHRIGTAEVESALVSHPAVGEAAVVGKPDPVKGEAIKAFVLLRAGTPPQPVSGGGAARARPQAPRPHRLSGRDRVRPEPPQDALRKDPPARLARPRARHGPGRPHHDRGRLTHLERGAPGRLPGTREAPHRRAASPRTQARGTRAVNGRDSCG
- a CDS encoding hypothetical protein (possible pseudo, frameshifted), which encodes MLFGGAVACGLAVWGVRNLGVETDYLGFFSPRDHVRVENREISEKLAGTQPLSVVVTGDEPRAVTRLRVLRAIHELQRYVETLPGVDTTLSLVDYLYLVRRALDPEAPPLPASQEEIEQLLLLVDPAEIEGVANRDLSRANVVVRTRLSSSGDIDALVDNITAFAREHFPRGVTVRPTGTIVLLARSADALVRGQVTGLWQVVFVLFVLMSVLFLSLRVGLLSLVPNVVPILLLFGLMGWWGFDLNISTALIAALAIGIAVDDTIHYLTAFNAGLRKTADQAKAVAEAARTVGSPIVFTSVALAAGFLVVCLSNFRPVQDFGLLSATTMGIALLSDLVLTPAVLMTTKIVTLWEVLFLKLGPEPHKQIPLFHGLRPFQAKIVVLMARLANAPAGTAITRRGELRDELYVLLGGRAEVRRDAEGPVLRSLGRGDVVGEMGLVRHQPRTADVIVVEEAEYLILDRAFLRRLPRRYPRIAARVFLNLTRILSDRLETTTDQLAAARPARAAS